The genomic stretch GCTGCTTTATCGATGATAAAGGGCTGGCGTTTCCGGGCGCGATTGGCATCGACAACGACGACAAGATCGCCGGACTGGCGAAAGTCGCCTCGGCCATCAAGGAAAAGGGCTCGAAAGCCATTTTGCAGATCTACCACGGCGGGCGCATGGTGGAGCCGAAACTGATTGGCGGCCAGTCGCCGGTCGGGCCGAGCGCCGTTGCCGCGCCGCGCGAAGGGGCGGCCGTTCCGGTCGCGCTGACGGGCGAAGAGGTGGAAGCCATGATCGCCAAATTTGGCGAAGGGGTGCGCCGCGCCATTGAAGCCGGCTTCGACGGCGTGGAAATCCACGGCGCCAATACCTACCTGATTCAGCAGTTTTACTCCCCGAACTCCAACCAGCGCACCGATGAATGGGGCGGCAGCCGCGACAATCGCGCCAGATTCCCGCTCGCCGTGCTGGAAATCACCCACAAGATGGCGCGCCAGTATGCGGATGCGTCCTTCATCATCGGCTATCGCTTCTCGCCGGAGGAAATCGAAGAGCCGGGCATCCGGTTTGACGACACCCTGTACCTGCTGGAAAAACTGGCGGCGCGTGGGCTGGATTACCTGCATTTTTCTATGGGATACACTCTGCGCTCATCCATCGTCGATACCACCGATCCCACCCCGCTGATTGGCAAATATGTCGCCATGCGTTCCGATACGCTGGCTAAGGTGCCGGTAATCGGCGTCGGCGGCGTGGTGAATAAAGCGGATGCCGACGCGGCGCTGGAACACGGTTACGATCTGGTGGCGGTGGGGAAAGCCTGCATTGCCTATCCGGACTGGACCGATCGCCTCATCAATCAACAGAAGCTCGAACTGTTTATCGACAGCACCCAACGTGAAGCCCTGACCATTCCCGAACCGCTGTGGCGCTTCTCGCTGGTGGAAGCGATGATCCGCGACATGAGCTTGTCGGCGAAAAAATTCAAGGCGGGCGTGTTTCAGGAGAAAGTGCAGGACGACGCCGGCGAGCTGGTGATCAACGTCAGCCTGGAAACGGATCGCATCGCCGATGTTACGCTGGAGCCTAATTCGCAGCTGAATACCGATTTCGTCAGCAGCTTTGAGGTTATCCGCTCCCGTATTCTTGACGCCAATAGCCCGCATGTGGATGCGGTCACCGGCGCCACCACCCAGAGCGAAGCGGTGAAAAAAGCGGTGTCCAAGGCGCTGGCTAAGTCCTGTAAAGCGGCGATTATGGCGGAAGGCGGCGACCCGGCGGACATGCAGCGTTATGACGTGGTGGTGATCGGCAGCGGCGGCGCCGGTCTGGCTGCGGCGATTCAGGCTTGCGATGACGGCGCCAACGTGCTGATTGTCGAGAAGATGTCCAGCATCGGCGGCAACACCATCAAGGCGTCCGTGGGTATGAACGCGGCAGGAACTCGTTTCCAGAAAATAAAAGGCATCGTAGACGACAAGGAACGGTTCTACGAGGAGACTCTGAAAGGCGGTAAGTTAAAAAATAATCCCGAATTGCTGAAACGATTCGTGGAAGGTGCGCCGATGGCGATCGAGTGGCTGGCGGAGCGCGGCATCGAACTGAACGACATTACCATTACCGGCGGGATGAGCGTGGATCGCACCCATCGCCCGGCGGATGGTTCGGCGGTAGGCGGCTTCCTGATCAGCGGTCTGGTGAAAAACATCAACAAGCGCAATATCGATGTGATGCTGGAGACGTCGGTTGTCGATATCGTCCATGACGCCGGCGCGATTACCGGTGTACGGGTGCTTAACGAGGACAATGAACAGCTGACCATCGCCACCAAAGGCGTGGTGGTCGCCACCGGCGGGTTCAGCGCCAACCGCGAGATGGTGGTGAAATACCGCCCGGATCTGGACGGCTTCGTCACCACCAACCACCAAGGCGCTACCGGCAGCGGTATTGAGATTCTGGAGAAAGTGGGCGCCGATACCGTCGACCTGGGGGAAATTCAGATCCACCCGACGGTCGAGCAGACCACGTCTTACCTGATCTCCGAATCCATTCGCGGCGGCGGTGCGATTCTGGTGAACCAGCAGGGGCATCGCTTCTTTAACGAGATGGAAACCCGCGACAAGGTGTCGGCGGCAATTATCGGCCTGCCGGAGAAGTATGCCTATATCCTGTTTGACGAGCAGGTGAGGGCGAAGAACAAGGCGGCGGACGAATATCTGTCCCGTGGTTTTGTGGTGAGCGCCGCTTCTCCGCGCGAGCTGGCGGACAAGCTGTCTATCGACTTCCACGCTCTGCTGGCGACGCTGGAACGCTACAACCTGTTTGTCGACAAGCAGCATGATGACGACTTCGGCCGTAAAACCGCGTTGCGCCACCCCATCAATCAGGGGCCGTTCTACGCTATCCGCATCGCGCCCGGCGTGCACCACACCATGGGCGGCGTGGTGATCAACACCGATACCGCGGTGCTGGACAGCAAGAAACGGGTGATCCGGGGCGCCTTCGCCGCCGGTGAAGTGGTGGGCGGCATCCACGGCGGTAATCGCATCGGCGGCAACGCCGTCGCCGATATCATCGTTTTTGGTATTCAGGCGGGCCGTAACGCGGCATCTTACGTGCAGTTATAAGTAAAGGCAGTTGTAAGTAAATGCCGTTGTAAGCAAGAATTGCCTGCGTCAGCGACCGTTGCTGATGCAGGCATTATTCGCTTTTCTTCCAGGACTATCCGCCATGCCGTCAGACGATCGGGTTTACGTCTATTCCACCGTACTCATGGGCTCGCCCATTCTTCTCAAATTGTTTGAACCGAATGAACATCTGGCATCGCAGGTGTTTGGCCGCATTAAACAACTGGAGGATACGTTGACCGTTAACCGGGCTGATTCCGAAGTCATGGACATCAACCGTGCCGCAGGCAAACACCCGGTTGTCGTCAGCCAGCTGCTGTTCAATCTGATTAAGCGCGCCAGAGAGGTCAGCCTGCTGGAGGGCAGTTGCTTCAATTTCACCATCGGGCCGGTGGTGAAACGCTGGAAAATCGGCTTTCAGGGCCACAGCGTGCCGCCCGCCGACGAATTGCGGGCATTACTGGCGCTGACCGACCCTCACCACGTCGTGCTCAATGCGCAGGACTGCTCGGTATGGCTGGAAAAAGCGGGGATGGAAATCGATCTGGGGGCGATCGCGAAAGGGTATATCGCCGATGTCGTCAGGCAATTCCTGTATCAGCACCATGTCTATCATGCGCTGATCAATCTGGGCGGCAACGTGCTGGCGCTTGGCAGACCGCAGAGCGGCGGTCAGGCGGGCTGGTCGGTAGGATTGCAAAAGCCGTTTGGCGACAACGGCGAGCTGATCGGCGTGGTTCACGTGGCGAACAAGTCGGTGGTGACGTCCGGCATTTACGAGCGTTATTTCGAGTGCGATGGCCGCCTTTATCACCATATTCTCGACCCGAAAACCGGTTACCCGCTGGATAACGAACTGCTCAGCGTGACCATCATTTCCGATGCCTCCATCGACGGGGACATCTACACCACCCTGATTTACGGCCTGGGCGTGGAAAAAGGCGTGGCTTACCTGTCCCGGCTACCGCATATCGAAGCCATTTTCGTGACCAAAGACCGGCGGGTGATTCTCTCCTCGCAGCGGCAGTATGCTTTTACGCTGCTGGATACGGGGTACGAGCTGGCTGCGGTGTGATAGCGCGAGAATGCGAAAGTGCGAAAGTGTTACTCTTCGCCCAGCAGCGCTTTTTTGGCTGCGGCGAGAAACTCATCCGACAACGGGTCCCCGGCGGTCGCGCGTGACAACATCAGCGCGCCGGCCAACAAAACCACCTGCGTCAGCGCCTGTTGCCTGCGCTGTTCGTCGTCTTCCGTCTCGGAAAGGGACTCCAGTCTGCCCAGCATGGCTTTCACGCCATTGAGATACACCTCACGTACTGGCTTATCTTCGCTTTCCCGAGCCACATCGCTGGCTAACGCGCTGATCGCGCATCCGTCCTTCACGCCATCGCGGTGGGCGGAAGACAGGTAGTTTTCTACCAGCGTACGCAGGTTGTGTTGATCCGGCTGTTGGCTGAGCGCCTGCCAGCGGGTGCTGGAATCTTCAAGAGCTTTACGGCTGGCGATAGCGGCCAGTTCATCTTTGGAGGCAAAGTGTCCGTAGAAACCACCGTGGGTTAACCCGGCTGCCGCCATCAAATCATTCACGCTGACGCCATTCAGGCCACGTTCACGAAAGAGCTGTGAAGAAACCTGAATAATTTCTTCGCGGTTACGCTCCATCTGCTGTTTTGATACACGGGCCATTGTTTTCTCCTCTCATCGGACGGGCATCATCTTAGGGCATGGAAATACCAGACTCAATAGATGATGCCCTTCATCAATAATGATCAACCGGTTCAGGCGCGCGGCGGTCGTAGACTGGCGATGCGAGCGCTGTCGCCGCCCTGAGCGCGGGGCAGACTGCCGGCGATCTGATCGTGCGGCGTTCCGAGCGAAATGGCGCTGGCGATCTCAAGGCGCGCCATCTGTTCATCGCTTAGCGTCACCTCCAGCGCTGTGAGGGTATCATCCAACTGATTTCGGGTGCGGGAACCCAGAATGGGGATCAGACTGGTGCTGGAATGGGCCGCTTTCTGTCGCAACCAGGCGATGGCAATGTGCAGGGGCTGTCGCTGTTGCTCCTGTGATACGGCGATGACTTCATCCAGCAGCGCGGTATCCTGCTCGATATGCACCAGCCTGCCGCCAAACCCCGTCAGACGCCCTTCATTGCTGTGACGGTATTTTCCGGTCAGCAGACCACCGCCCAACGGCGACCAGAGTGTCGCCGCCAGCCCCAGCGCTTCCGCCATCGGCAGCAGTTCCCGCTCGGCGGTGCGTTGTGCCAGGCTGTATTCCACCTGTATCCCGGCGATACGCGACCAGCCGCGCAGTTCCGCCATCGTATCCGCTCTGGCGATGCGCCAGGCAGGGAAATTGGATAGCCCGGCATACTGAATTTTTCCGGCACGGATCAGATCGTCAAAGGTGCGGACGATCTCTTCAAGCGGGGTTAACTGGTCGTCAAAGTGTGCCCATAGCACATCAATGCGATCGGTTTTCAACCGTTTCAGGCTATTTTCCACCGAGGAAATCATATTGCGGCGGCTGTTGCCGGTCTGCGCGATATCCGGGGTCGGCGCCGCGCCAAGGGTATACTTGGTGGCGACCACGAAGTGATCGCGTTCGGCAGCGATGAACTCCCCTACCAACTGCTCGGACTGGCCGAACTGATAGGCGTCTGCCGTGTCGATGAAATTGCCGCCGGCGTCAGCGTAGCGTTCAAATACCTGTTTCGCTTCTTCTTTTTCTGATCCATAGCCCCATCCGGTGCCAAAATTACCGGTGCCGAGGGCCAGTTCAGAGACGCGTAATCCTGTGTTTCGGCCAAACGTGGTGTATTGCATGCTATCGATCCTTTTATTTAAATGTCGATTGACATCTATTATATATGTCATTCATCATCTATTTGGCAAGTGCGACATCCACCTTCTTCACGCTGACAAAAGGATAAATAAATGAATACCACTCCTGCTGTTCTCATCACTGGTGCGTCATCGGGGATTGGCGCTGTTTATGCCGAACGTTTTGCGCGTCGCGGCCATGATCTGGTGCTGGTTGCCCGCGACCATACGCGGATGGATACGCTGGCTGTTCGCCTGCGTCAGGACTACGGCGTGACGGTTGATGTCCTGCCTGCCGATCTTACCCAACCTGACGAGCTTGCTGCGGTGGAGACGCGACTGCGCGAAGACAGCCATATCGGGATCCTGGTGAATAACGCGGGTATGAATATCGGTGGGAGCTTCCTTGAACAGGCGACGGACGATATCGAGCGGCTTGTCGCGCTCAACACGATGGCGCTGGTGCGGCTTGCCAGCGCGGTTGCACCGCGTCTGGCGACGGCAGGCGGGGGCGCCATCATCAATATTGGCTCTGTAGTCGGTTTGGCGCCGGAGTTCGGGTTGACCGTTTACGGTGCGACCAAGGCGTTTGTGCTGTTTCTTTCTCAGGGACTCAGCCTCGAACTGGCTCCCAGGGGCATCTACGTTCAGGCAGTGCTTCCGGCGGCGACGCGCACAGAGATTTGGGAACGTTCAGGCACCGACATCAATACGCTTCCCGCCGTGATGGAAGTTGAGGAACTGGTGGATGCCGCGCTGGTTGGTTTTGATCGCCGCGAGCCGGTAACTATCCCGCCGCTCCACGAAGCCGGGCAATGGGATGCTTATCAACACGCCCGGCAAGCCATGCTGCCGGGGTTTTCGCAGGCGAATGCCGCCGCACGTTATCGACTGATGCACTCGCCGATACAGAATTGCGTCCGTAGCGCGCCGGTTTTATTTACTCAGGCAACAGACAGCCTGATGACGAAGCAATAGACAAGGTATTTTATGACATCAAATAAACCCATCGCGCTGGTTACCGGCGCCTCATCGGGAATCGGTGAAGCTACAGCGGAACGGCTGGTACAGGCCGGCTATAAGGTATACGGCACCAGCAGACGAGGTGCTCAGGCCGGGCAGCGGCGGTTTGATCTGCTGGCGCTGGATGTGACTTCTGATGAATCGGTCGACGCCGCCGTGAGCGAACTACTCCGGCGGGAAGGGCGTATCGATCTGCTGGTGAACAACGCGGGTTTTGGACTTAGCCCGGCCGGGGCGGAAGAAAGCTCAATCGAACAGGCGCAAGCGGTCTTCGACACCAATTTTCTGGGCGTTGTCCGTATGACCCGCGCCGTGGTGCCCCACATGCGCCAACAGGGCGGCGGCCGCATCATCAACATCGGTTCCATTCTCGGCGTCGTGCCGATGCCTTATGTGGCGCTTTACGCGGCCAGCAAACATGCGGTCGAAGGCTATTCAGAGGCGCTGGATCACGAATTACGCACGCGCGGTATCCGGGTTTCGGTCATTGAGCCTGCGTATACCAAAACGCAGTTCGAGTCCAACAACGTGCCGCCGGATGCGGTGCTGGATGAATACGCCCCGGTACGCCGGGCGCTGGAAAAGGTGGTGAGGCTGGCAATGGCGAGCGCGGATGATCCGGCTGTGGTAGCTGAGGTTGTACTGAAAGCGGCCCGCGCAAAACGTCCGAAACTTCGCTATTCGGCAGGCGCGGCCGCGGCTCGCCTGCGACTGCTGCGCCGATTCGCGCCGGGTTTACTGGACTCGGGTATCCGCAAAAGTTTGCAGCTTGATGCGTAGCTTAGGAACTCAGCATATGACCGTCTTATCACTCAGATTCCGGCCGCTGGCTATCTTGTCGGCGCTGCTGTTCTTTGTGCTCGCCGTCGCCTGGATATCGGTGCCAGCTCTGATGCTGGCCAGTTGGGGCGTTGACTTCAATAGTTCGGCGGGGCTGGTTAGTCGTCGTTCAGCGGCGCTGTATGCCGGAGTTGGCGTCATGTTCTTCCTGGCCAGAAATGTAGCGCCATCGCCAGCCCGCTCATCCCTGATGAAGGGCGTAGTGGTCACTTGCATGATACTTGCAACGCTTGGGGTGGGGGAGTTTGTTGCAGGACACGCCAATAGCGGGATCTTGCTGGCTGCCGTGTTAGAAGTGGTCCTCGCACTGGCTTTTCTTTCCGTCATTCGTACCGATAACCGCAGGCGGGCAGGCCGTTAATAGGTAATCATTCTGGAGAGCAACACTTTATGAAGGCGTTCATTATCGATCGCTATGGCCGCAGAAGCAGCGGACGAATTGGCGAAATGCCTGAGCCGGAGTTACGGGGCGATGACGTCCTGATTCAGGTTCATGCCGCCGGCGTCAATCTGCTTGATGCCAAAATCAGGAACGGCGAATTCAGGCTGATTCTGCCGTATCGTTTGCCGTTGGCGTTGGGAAACGATGTCGCAGGCGTTGTCGTTCGCGTCGGGTCAAAGGTAACGCGATTCAGGCCGGGCGATGAGGTCTACGCACGGCCAGACCAGGAACGTATCGGCGCCTTTGCCGAATTCATCGCCGTCAAAGAGGATTCGCTGGCGCTGAAACCCGGCAACCTCAGCATGGAAGAAGCGGCTTCTATTCCGCTGGTCAGCCTGACGGCCTGGCAGGTGTTGGTTGAAACCGCAAAGTTGAAGAAAGGGCAGAAGGTGCTGATTCATGCCGGCTCCGGCGGCGTGGGCGCCATCGCTATCCAGCTTGCCAAACATCTCGGCGCTTTCGTCGCCACCACCACCGGCACGAGTAACGTCGAATGGGTAAAAGCGCTGGGGGCGGATGTGGTCATTGATTACAGGAAGCAGGATTTTGAAACCGTACTGCATGGCTACGATGTGGTGCTGAACAGTTTGGGCAATGACGTGCTGGAAAAATCGCTGCGGGTGTTGAGACCCGGCGGGCAGCTCATCTCCATCTCCGGCCCGCCCGCACCGGAGTTTGCGACAGAACAGGGGTTGTCATGGGGGCTGAAACAGGTGATGCGTCTCCTGAGTCACCGTATCCGGAAGCAGGCCCGGCAGAAGGGCGTGAGTTATGCGTTTGTCTTTATGCGGGCCAGCGGAGAGCAGCTTGATGAAATTAGCGCTCTCATTGAGTCAGGCATCATCAGGCCGGTGGTGGATCGGGTCTTTCCATTTGATGCAACGGCAGATGCGCTATCTTACGTTGAGACCGGGCGGGCGAAAGGTAAGGTGGTCGTCAGATTGAGATAGTGGTTATCTGTTGGTGAAGGGATGCGTGACGGCTTAGCTGCCCGATGGTCCTGTGTGCTACTTTGGCATTGAATCGCCACGCTAAGCTGCATTAGTAAAAAAGCCACCCGTCAAAGGTGGCTTAATTATATGATTTTTCTGCTGAAATCTGGTGGCCCCTGTTGGGTTTGAACCAACGACCAAGCGATTATGAGTCGCCTGCTCTAACCACTGAGCTAAGGGGCCAATTATACTTCGATTATAGGTAATCCGGCTGGTGGGGTCTATAGTCTGGCGGCCATATGGTTGTTTTATATCCAGTATTCAGCAGATTGTTATTATTAAGAATTCATTGTATTTACCGTGGGGATAGGGCGGTAATCGTGAATAAAGGCAGGGGACCAGAATGTATTGGTCTGGCGTTACGCAGTGAGTAACCACGGATATAAGAAAGAAAACCCCCGGTCGGGACCGGGGGTTGATAGCACCGATTCAATAAAGAATCTTATTAATCGTCCAGGAAGCTACGCAGTACTTCGGAACGGCTCGGGTGACGCAGTTTACGCAGCGCTTTCGCTTCGATCTGACGAATACGCTCGCGGGTTACGTCGAACTGTTTGCCGACTTCTTCCAGCGTATGGTCGGTATTCATGTCGATACCGAAACGCATACGCAGCACTTTGGCTTCGCGGGCGGTCAGGCCGGCCAGCACGTCGTGGGTGGCGGAGCGCAGGCTTTCCGACGTTGCGGAATCCAGCGGCAGTTCCAGCGTGGTATCTTCGATGAAATCCCCCAGATGCGAATCTTCGTCATCACCGATCGGGGTTTCCATGGAGATCGGCTCTTTGGCGATCTTCAATACCTTGCGGATCTTGTCTTCCGGCATCAGCATACGCTCGGCCAGTTCTTCCGGCGTCGGCTCACGGCCCATTTCCTGCAGCATCTGGCGGGAAATACGATTGAGTTTGTTGATGGTCTCAATCATATGCACCGGAATACGGATGGTGCGCGCCTGATCCGCGATGGAGCGGGTGATCGCCTGACGGATCCACCAGGTAGCGTAGGTGGAGAACTTGTAGCCGCGGCGGTATTCGAATTTGTCTACCGCTTTCATCAGGCCAATGTTGCCTTCCTGAATCAGGTCCAGGAACTGCAGGCCGCGGTTGGTGTATTTCTTGGCGATCGAGATAACCAGACGCAGGTTGGCTTCCACCATCTCTTTCTTGGCGCGACGCGCCTTGGCTTCACCAATCGACATGCGACGGTTGATGTCTTTCACCTGCTCGATGGTCAGGCCGGTTTCTTCTTCGATCTGTTGCAGTTTCTGCAGGCTGCGATGCACGTCGTCTTCCACTTCGCGCAATTTTTCGCACCAGGGTTTGCCCATGGAAAGCGCGGCGTCGAACCACTTGCTGTTGGTTTCATTGCCGGTGAACAGCGTTACGAAGTTTTTCTTCGGCATTTTGCACAGCTCGACGCACAGTTTCATGATCTGGCGTTCCTGCGTGCGCACGCGGTCCATCATGGTGCGCATGTTGTTCACCAGCAGGTCAAACTGCTTCGGCACCAGACGGAACTGCTTGAACACTTCAGACAGCTTATTGATTTCATCAATCGCGGTCGGGTGGCTGCGGCCATGCGCTTTGATGCTTACGCGGGTCGCTTCATACTGATCGCGCAGCTCGGTGAATTTCTGACGCGCCAGCTCCGGGTCGATGCTGTTGTCATCATCGGAGTCGTCTTCGTCTTCTTCGTTTTCTTCGTCGTCATCATCCATGCCGTCGTCGGCCAATTCGGCGTTCTCGGGCGTGGTATTCGGCGCCAGGTCTTCTTCGGCGTTCGGATCAACAAAGCCGGTGATCAGATCGGACAGGCGGCTTTCTCCCGCTTCGACGCGATCGTATTGATCCAACAGATAGGTGATGGCTTCCGGATACTCGGCTACGGAGCACTGTACCTGATTGATACCGTCTTCGATTCGCTTGGCGATATCGATTTCCCCTTCACGGGTCAGCAGTTCGACGGTACCCATCTCACGCATGTACATGCGAACCGGATCGGTCGTGCGGCCA from Dickeya fangzhongdai encodes the following:
- a CDS encoding FAD:protein FMN transferase, with the protein product MPSDDRVYVYSTVLMGSPILLKLFEPNEHLASQVFGRIKQLEDTLTVNRADSEVMDINRAAGKHPVVVSQLLFNLIKRAREVSLLEGSCFNFTIGPVVKRWKIGFQGHSVPPADELRALLALTDPHHVVLNAQDCSVWLEKAGMEIDLGAIAKGYIADVVRQFLYQHHVYHALINLGGNVLALGRPQSGGQAGWSVGLQKPFGDNGELIGVVHVANKSVVTSGIYERYFECDGRLYHHILDPKTGYPLDNELLSVTIISDASIDGDIYTTLIYGLGVEKGVAYLSRLPHIEAIFVTKDRRVILSSQRQYAFTLLDTGYELAAV
- a CDS encoding flavocytochrome c, whose translation is MNINDQVLSPFILPNGVELKNRLLMAPMTTCTGFYDGTVTKELVEYYQVRAGSIGAVIVECCFIDDKGLAFPGAIGIDNDDKIAGLAKVASAIKEKGSKAILQIYHGGRMVEPKLIGGQSPVGPSAVAAPREGAAVPVALTGEEVEAMIAKFGEGVRRAIEAGFDGVEIHGANTYLIQQFYSPNSNQRTDEWGGSRDNRARFPLAVLEITHKMARQYADASFIIGYRFSPEEIEEPGIRFDDTLYLLEKLAARGLDYLHFSMGYTLRSSIVDTTDPTPLIGKYVAMRSDTLAKVPVIGVGGVVNKADADAALEHGYDLVAVGKACIAYPDWTDRLINQQKLELFIDSTQREALTIPEPLWRFSLVEAMIRDMSLSAKKFKAGVFQEKVQDDAGELVINVSLETDRIADVTLEPNSQLNTDFVSSFEVIRSRILDANSPHVDAVTGATTQSEAVKKAVSKALAKSCKAAIMAEGGDPADMQRYDVVVIGSGGAGLAAAIQACDDGANVLIVEKMSSIGGNTIKASVGMNAAGTRFQKIKGIVDDKERFYEETLKGGKLKNNPELLKRFVEGAPMAIEWLAERGIELNDITITGGMSVDRTHRPADGSAVGGFLISGLVKNINKRNIDVMLETSVVDIVHDAGAITGVRVLNEDNEQLTIATKGVVVATGGFSANREMVVKYRPDLDGFVTTNHQGATGSGIEILEKVGADTVDLGEIQIHPTVEQTTSYLISESIRGGGAILVNQQGHRFFNEMETRDKVSAAIIGLPEKYAYILFDEQVRAKNKAADEYLSRGFVVSAASPRELADKLSIDFHALLATLERYNLFVDKQHDDDFGRKTALRHPINQGPFYAIRIAPGVHHTMGGVVINTDTAVLDSKKRVIRGAFAAGEVVGGIHGGNRIGGNAVADIIVFGIQAGRNAASYVQL
- a CDS encoding aldo/keto reductase — encoded protein: MQYTTFGRNTGLRVSELALGTGNFGTGWGYGSEKEEAKQVFERYADAGGNFIDTADAYQFGQSEQLVGEFIAAERDHFVVATKYTLGAAPTPDIAQTGNSRRNMISSVENSLKRLKTDRIDVLWAHFDDQLTPLEEIVRTFDDLIRAGKIQYAGLSNFPAWRIARADTMAELRGWSRIAGIQVEYSLAQRTAERELLPMAEALGLAATLWSPLGGGLLTGKYRHSNEGRLTGFGGRLVHIEQDTALLDEVIAVSQEQQRQPLHIAIAWLRQKAAHSSTSLIPILGSRTRNQLDDTLTALEVTLSDEQMARLEIASAISLGTPHDQIAGSLPRAQGGDSARIASLRPPRA
- a CDS encoding TetR/AcrR family transcriptional regulator, which encodes MARVSKQQMERNREEIIQVSSQLFRERGLNGVSVNDLMAAAGLTHGGFYGHFASKDELAAIASRKALEDSSTRWQALSQQPDQHNLRTLVENYLSSAHRDGVKDGCAISALASDVARESEDKPVREVYLNGVKAMLGRLESLSETEDDEQRRQQALTQVVLLAGALMLSRATAGDPLSDEFLAAAKKALLGEE
- the rpoD gene encoding RNA polymerase sigma factor RpoD, with amino-acid sequence MEQNPQSQLKLLVTRGKEQGYLTYAEVNDHLPEDIIDSDQIEDIIQMINDMGIQVMEEAPDADDLMLAENTADEDAAEAAAQVLSSVESEIGRTTDPVRMYMREMGTVELLTREGEIDIAKRIEDGINQVQCSVAEYPEAITYLLDQYDRVEAGESRLSDLITGFVDPNAEEDLAPNTTPENAELADDGMDDDDEENEEDEDDSDDDNSIDPELARQKFTELRDQYEATRVSIKAHGRSHPTAIDEINKLSEVFKQFRLVPKQFDLLVNNMRTMMDRVRTQERQIMKLCVELCKMPKKNFVTLFTGNETNSKWFDAALSMGKPWCEKLREVEDDVHRSLQKLQQIEEETGLTIEQVKDINRRMSIGEAKARRAKKEMVEANLRLVISIAKKYTNRGLQFLDLIQEGNIGLMKAVDKFEYRRGYKFSTYATWWIRQAITRSIADQARTIRIPVHMIETINKLNRISRQMLQEMGREPTPEELAERMLMPEDKIRKVLKIAKEPISMETPIGDDEDSHLGDFIEDTTLELPLDSATSESLRSATHDVLAGLTAREAKVLRMRFGIDMNTDHTLEEVGKQFDVTRERIRQIEAKALRKLRHPSRSEVLRSFLDD
- a CDS encoding NADP-dependent oxidoreductase, with protein sequence MKAFIIDRYGRRSSGRIGEMPEPELRGDDVLIQVHAAGVNLLDAKIRNGEFRLILPYRLPLALGNDVAGVVVRVGSKVTRFRPGDEVYARPDQERIGAFAEFIAVKEDSLALKPGNLSMEEAASIPLVSLTAWQVLVETAKLKKGQKVLIHAGSGGVGAIAIQLAKHLGAFVATTTGTSNVEWVKALGADVVIDYRKQDFETVLHGYDVVLNSLGNDVLEKSLRVLRPGGQLISISGPPAPEFATEQGLSWGLKQVMRLLSHRIRKQARQKGVSYAFVFMRASGEQLDEISALIESGIIRPVVDRVFPFDATADALSYVETGRAKGKVVVRLR
- a CDS encoding SDR family NAD(P)-dependent oxidoreductase, whose translation is MNTTPAVLITGASSGIGAVYAERFARRGHDLVLVARDHTRMDTLAVRLRQDYGVTVDVLPADLTQPDELAAVETRLREDSHIGILVNNAGMNIGGSFLEQATDDIERLVALNTMALVRLASAVAPRLATAGGGAIINIGSVVGLAPEFGLTVYGATKAFVLFLSQGLSLELAPRGIYVQAVLPAATRTEIWERSGTDINTLPAVMEVEELVDAALVGFDRREPVTIPPLHEAGQWDAYQHARQAMLPGFSQANAAARYRLMHSPIQNCVRSAPVLFTQATDSLMTKQ
- a CDS encoding oxidoreductase, with translation MTSNKPIALVTGASSGIGEATAERLVQAGYKVYGTSRRGAQAGQRRFDLLALDVTSDESVDAAVSELLRREGRIDLLVNNAGFGLSPAGAEESSIEQAQAVFDTNFLGVVRMTRAVVPHMRQQGGGRIINIGSILGVVPMPYVALYAASKHAVEGYSEALDHELRTRGIRVSVIEPAYTKTQFESNNVPPDAVLDEYAPVRRALEKVVRLAMASADDPAVVAEVVLKAARAKRPKLRYSAGAAAARLRLLRRFAPGLLDSGIRKSLQLDA